DNA sequence from the Terriglobia bacterium genome:
CAGCGGTCTCGAACAACTCGAGTGCCGCCGTCCCCTGCCCGGCGATAATGTCGGCGTGATCGAAGGGAGGTATGATGGTGCTCCCGCGTTCGGCCGCAAGCGCGCGCGCGACCGCCTCGCGCGAGGAAGTTCCGGGATCGTGGAGCACGACTTCGGCACCATAGGCGCGCACGGCCGCGAGCTTCATGGCGGGTGCGATGTCGGGCATGACAATAGCGGCCGACACTCCGAGGAGTCGGCACACGAGCGCGACTGCCTGGGCATGGTTGCCGGAGGAGTAGGTAACCACTCCCCGGGCCTGGTCGGCCTCCGGCAGACGGCTGATGGCGTTGTATGCGCCGCGGAATTTGAAAGCACCCACGCGCTGCAGGTTCTCGCACTTCAGGAACATCTGGTTGCCACAAACCCCGTCAAGCAAACGCGACGTGGCGAGCGGAGTGCGATGGGCTACGCCTGCGATGCAGCGCGCCGCGGATGCGACATCATCGAATGTGACCATATCCAACCTCCATGCTTGTGCTTGCTCCTCAGTGCATAGAAATCACAGTCATGGCACGCTGAGATCCTGTATTTTTCGAGGCCGGCGCCACAGCATTGCGCCGAGCGCGATCCAGCTTCCCAGCGACAGGTACTCCCACAGGCGGAAGCTTCCCGGAACGAAGGGGAGGAGCTTCAGCAACAGGAGCGCAATCGCCACCACCCCGCCGGCACCTGCGATCGCAATCTCCCTGCGCTTTTGAGGAACGCCCCCCGGTTCCGCGCCGCGCCAGAAGATGAAAGCGACGCAGGTGACCAGCCATCCCAGCGCGGAGCACAACGAACCCACTTCCGTCACGGGAATCAGAATGGACTCGCCGAGCAGCGCGCCTGCGACGGTCACCGCGGCGCAAAAAAGCACGGCTTGATGGGGTGACTGAAAACGCGGGTGGACCCTGCCCATTCGCGCCGGGATCATTTCGCGCCGGCCGAGGGCGAAAATCAGGCGTGACGCGGTGAGAAAGTTGGCGTTGAAAACTTTCAGCAGAGACAACAGAGCTGCCAGGATGACTGCCCGGACGATAAAATCCGAGCCGAAGGCACGCCTGAAAGCCACGGCCGTGGCATAGCGCTCGTTGGTCAAAGTCTGCCAGGGGACCAGGGCTGCGACTACGCCAATGATGACTACATAGAAGACGGTTCCTGTCCCGAGCCCCAGAAAAATGGCGCGCATGAAGCCGCGCGGGTTAAAGCCCTCGCGCGCCTCCTCGGAGCACTTCGGAACCGATTCGAAGCCGGTCATGAAATAGGGCACGATCTGGAGGACCATCACGATCGAGATCACGACGCCGGCCCAGCCACTGTCCAGGCTGCGGCTGAAAAAAGGCCGCAGGTTGTCGACCCGGTCCCGCGTCGATCCCGTCATCGTGAAGGCGGCGAAGAGCGCCAGCAACGCGAACGTGATCAGGTTCTGGAAACGCGCGCTCAACCTGATGCCGCGGTAATTCAAAATGACAACGAACGCGGTTGTCATAAGCCCCAGGAGCAACGAAGGAAGGTAGACGGGTACGCCTCCGACCCGATAGATCTCGCATGTCTGGAGCGCAGGCAGGAGGTAGGACACCACTTTCCCGATGGCGACCGCTTCCCATGGGCAGACGATCAGATAGGCCAGGGTCATGAGCCAGCCGGCGAAATACCCGACGGAAGCGGGAAACACGGTGGTCGCGTAGGCGAGTTCACTGGCGGCATCGGGGATTGCGCGGACGAACTTGCCGTAGACGAACGCGATCGGCACCAGAGCCAGGCCGCCGAGAAGAAACCCGAGCATGGCCCCGCCAGGCCCTCCGCGCCCGAGCCAGTCATCGATGACAATCAACCACCCCACGCCCACCATGGTTCCGAAGGCGAGCGTGAAGTATTCGGTCGTGCGCAAGGTGCGCGCCAGAGCAGTCTTTTTCGCGGAAGGATCCGGCACCTTCTCTCCTCGAGTTGACCCCTGTATAGTTGCAGGTAGCCGTGATGATACGCCCAACGGGGGGTAGCAACTGCGATAATCAAAAAACAGCCCAAAAATTGAATTTAGCAGATATCACCCCACTTCGGAATGAGGAGCTATGATGGTTGAAGGGATGACCGATGCGAAACCACTCGCCTTGCTCATACCGGGACTGGACGGCACGGGCAACCTCTTCTATCGGCAACTGGAGGCATTGGCGGGCAAATATCGGGTCCGCCCTTGGAACTATGGGCCGGGCACGGATTTCGACCTGGCCGGCCTCACCCACAAACTGGCCTCGGCGACCTCGGGCGAAGCGCCGGGTTCCATCCTGGTTGTCGGCGAATCCTTCGGCGGGCTCGTAGCCCTGAACTACGTTCTGCACTATCCCGAACGGGTGCGCCGCCTGGTCCTGGTGAACGCTTTCCCCTATTATCGCCGGCGGCTACGCCTTCGTCTGGCGCATGCACTCACTCCGCTGCTGCTGCTCAAAGCAGCCCAGGGTGTAAAGGACCTCATCGCCGATCGCACTCTGCTCTGGGAAGGAGTTTCGGCAGAGGATCGCAAGCGTTATCTCGAGATAATCAGGCAGGTCGATCCGGAAGCCTATCGGCGGCGCCTGCAACTGATCCGGGAGGTCGACTTGAGGCCTCGGTTGGTGGAGATCGCCGTACCCACGGTGCTTCTGGCTGCGGGGCGTGACAAGGTGGTGCCATCTGTGCTGGAGGCGCGTTTTATGGCCGCGCGGATCCCGCGTGCCAGGGTGCACGAGTTTCCCACAGCCGGTCATGCCTTGTTGCTGACGCCGGGTATCTCTCTGACAGATTATGAGGGCGAGGACTCATAGACTTGTGAATACCGACGGAGTCCCGTGCTTCCTATGTGCCGCAGACAAGCCGGGGTTCCATGCTTAAGCAAGAATGAATTCGAGCCGGCCGGCGCTTTTGAATTTCGACGCAACAGAGGTATATTCATCACCGCTCAAACCGCAAACCAGGAAGCGACTTCATGAAGCGCAGCGTGTTCGACGCCCAGGTCAGAAAAGCACTTGGCAGGATTCCGCAACTATTCCTGGACGCCATGAAGAACATAGAGATCGTAGTGGAAGACTGGCCGGATCCTGACTTGATGGAGGAGGTGGCGGGCGAACGCGATGCAGTTCTGTACGGCCTGTTCAGCGGCAGACCTTTGCCTCTGCGCGCTGTCGATGACTGGGGTGAGCCACCGGACCTCATCTACCTGTATCGCGGACCGTTGGAGGCAGACTTCCCTGACGCAGAAGAGCTGGCGCGCGAGATCGAGATCACCCTGGTCCACGAGATCGCCCACTACATGGGCTTCGACGAAGAGACCCTGAAAGAATACGGGTACGAGTAAGACTCGGTATCAGGTCTGACACCGATGTTCCCTTTCCGGAAACCGCTTGCAACATCAGCACAAAACATCTAGCTTATCCGGCATGCCAAGGAGATCAATATGAAGTCATTCTCACTCACACTGGCCCTTTCGGTGCTCGCCCTGGCCCTGGCGGGCTGCGGGGGATCCACGCCACCCGCCGCCACGAAAACGCCTGCGGAAATATTCGGACAGATCGACGGCAACGCCGTTTTGGAGCACACCAAAATTCTCTCCTCCGATGAATTTCAGGGCCGCTTCCCAGGCTCAAAGGGCGAGGACTTCACGGTGGCCTACATAGCGGATCAGTTTCGCAAGGCCGGGTTGAAACCCGGCAATCCCGACAAAACCTGGGTGCAGAACGTTCCGCTCGTCGGCATCACTCCCGACCCCAACGTCACCCTCACCTTCAACAAGGGGAGCAAAGAACAAAAGCTCAAGTTTAAGGACGATTTCGTTGCCTGGACCAAACATGTGGCCGACACCGCGGAACTCCAGGCTTCGGAACTGGTCTTCGTGGGCTACGGCGTGCAGGCACCGGAGTTCTCCTGGGACGATTACAAGGGTGCGGACCTGAAGGGAAAGACGCTGGTCATGCTGGTCGGTGACCCGCCGGTGCCGGACCCGAACGATCCGACGAAGCTCGACGACAAGGTCTTCGGTGGCCGGGCGATGACTTATTACGGTCGCTGGAGCTACAAATACGAGACCGGCGCCAAAATGGGCGCTGCCGGCGTTCTGATCGTGCATGAAACCGAGCCGGCAGGCTATCCCTTCGCGGTGGTGCAGAACAAGATCGGCGAGCAGTTCGACCTGGTCACCGAAGACAAGAACATGTCCCGTGTCTCAATCGAAGGCTGGATCAGCCTCGATCAGGCCAGGACGCTGTTCGCAATGGCCGGGAAGAATTTCGACGCGCTCAAAAATCAGGCATTATCCCGCAGCTTCAGGCCAGTGCCCTTCGGCGTCAACGCTTCCATCACGCTGAACAACAAGGTGAGGACCATTCAGTCGCGGAATGTGGTCGGCAAGCTCGAAGGCAGTGACCGGAGCCTGAAGGAAGAGTATGTCGTCTACACCGCGCACTGGGACCACCTTGGCATTGGAATCGAAGTGAACGGCGACAAGATCTACCATGGTGCGCAGGATAATGCGACCGGCATCGGCGGCCTGATCGAGTTGGCGCGTGCCTTCAACAATGTGAGACCGCAACCCGGGCGTTCCGTTCTGTTCCTGGCCGTAACCGCCGAGGAGCAGGGGCTTCTCGGTTCCGGGTATTATGCCGAGAAACCGCTTTACCCGTTGGCCAGGACCCTTGCTGTCATCAACATGGACGTCCTGAACGTGTATGGGAAAACCAGAGACGTCACCATCGTCGGTCTCGGGAACTCGGAGTTAGACGATTATGCCGGTCAGGTGGCAGCCGAGCAGGGACGCGTCATCAAGCCCGATCCTACGCCGGAAAAGGGCTCCTATTACCGCTCCGATCACTACCCCTTTGCCAAGCAGGGCGTGCCTGCCCTCGCCAGCGGCAGCGGGATCGACTTCATCGGAAAGCCTGACGATTACGGCAAGAAGGTCAAGGCCGAATACACCGCCAATGTGTATCACAAGCCCGCGGATGTCGTGCGCTCCGACTGGGACATGAGCGGTGCGGTTCAGGATCTGCAGTTTTATGGCCTGATCGGCTACCGCGTGGCACAGGCAGCCAAATATCCGGAGTGGAAAGCAGGCAGTGAATTCAAGGCCAGGCGCGATGCGCAGCTCAAGGCAGCCGGATACCGCTAGCGATAGTGAGACTACCAGACTCGCAACACAGAGACCGCAGAATGTGAGGAGAAAAACAGAGGAGTTCCTCCACGCGCTCTGCGGCCTCAGCGTTGAGAGTCAGTTTTAAGCTGACGAGACCTTAGAGTTTTTCCTCGACGCTCCGCAGTTTATCCTCCATGGTCTGCTCACGGTCGATCCTGGTGCCCAGCTTGACAGAGGAACTGAGCCGGGGCACTCCCATCGCGTGCAGGGCCTGGTGACACTCCTTTATCGCGGCCATCACCTCGTCCCATTCGCCCTCAATGTTCGTGCCATAGGCATGCAGCCTCACCTTCAATCCGGCCTTCTTGAGGATACGTTCGCACTCGGCGACATAGCGCCCGAGGCTCACACCGACGCCGAGGGGAACAACGCAAAGATCTGCGATTACTTTCATCCGGGACACACCCCTTGTTTTCAATAGCAGCGGGCACTGCGTCAGAAACGGAAGGCAACTCCGGTGGATAACAGGAACGAATTGCTCCATTTCGAACGGCCCGGCAAATTGGTCAGATTTGGCAAGCCCATGGTCAGACGCGACGCATCGATGATCATAAACAGGCCGCCAGGAATCCTGAATTCGGTGCCACCTCCGTACACCAGGGCCAGGTGGGAATCCACTCCGGCGGTCCCGCCGGAAACCTCGAAGACATAGCGCGTGAAACCGAGTCCCCCTTTGGCATAAAAATCAAACGGTCCTTTGTGTGCAGTGAGCCGCACTCCCTGGAGTTCGGTAATCATGCGTATCTTGAGCCCGTTCTGCTCGACGCCTCCGAAAAAGCCCATCTGCTGGAACAGTCCGAACTTGTTGGTGATGTTGTATACAAAACCGAAACCCCCGCCGTTGAGAGCCGCCCCATCAACGTTGAAAAATGAAGATCCCGAGTTGAACGTAAAGCTCTGCACCCGCTGGTAAGTTAATTGAAGCTCCCCTGTATAATCCTGCGCCAGACAGATTCCGCTGCTGCATAGCCAGACCGCCAAGATGACGAATCGCTTCATAAAACTCCCCTTTCTATTGGTCGGTGATTCGAAGGCCACCCACATCATAGCCCAGCATGACCCCGGCTGACCCTGTTTTTTCGCGTGTATGCGTCTGGCCTGGGGCGGCGTTGTTCGAATCCATGTCATCAGCATATTAGAGACCCGTTCCGGGGCGAGGGTTCACTCCAAGTCGCCTGGTTGAAATTAAGTGTGGCTGCGATAAACTGGACCTTTCTGGGAGGATGAAGATGCCCGCAGAGAAAAAGAACCGGCGGAAGAATCTGGAGGAGATACTCCGGAAAGAAAGGGCAAAGCTGCAAAGCGCGCTCCACTCCGAGCTGTCTGAGAAGCTCGGCGAGGGACACAGCAGTCATTTCGAAAACGCCCTCGACACAGGAGACCTGTCCTTCGTCGACCTGCTGGAGACCATTGGTATCAAGATTGTGGATATCCACCAGGAAGAGCTCGCAAAGATGGTTGAGGCTGAGAGGAAACTCAAGGACGGGACCTACGGCGTCTGCGAAATCTGCGGCAGCGAGATCAGCGCTCCACGCCTCGCGGCACGGCCATTTGCGATCCACTGCATCCGCTGCGCCGAACGCATCGAGGGCGGCGAAGTTCGAGGGAAGGGTCCCACGCTTTGAGATGGCGGCTCTTCATTCTCCCCGGCACGAGCGCCGCACCTTCCGCAGGCCGGTATGGGATCGCCGGG
Encoded proteins:
- a CDS encoding TraR/DksA family transcriptional regulator, which encodes MPAEKKNRRKNLEEILRKERAKLQSALHSELSEKLGEGHSSHFENALDTGDLSFVDLLETIGIKIVDIHQEELAKMVEAERKLKDGTYGVCEICGSEISAPRLAARPFAIHCIRCAERIEGGEVRGKGPTL
- a CDS encoding metallopeptidase family protein, coding for MKRSVFDAQVRKALGRIPQLFLDAMKNIEIVVEDWPDPDLMEEVAGERDAVLYGLFSGRPLPLRAVDDWGEPPDLIYLYRGPLEADFPDAEELAREIEITLVHEIAHYMGFDEETLKEYGYE
- a CDS encoding alpha/beta hydrolase, which codes for MMVEGMTDAKPLALLIPGLDGTGNLFYRQLEALAGKYRVRPWNYGPGTDFDLAGLTHKLASATSGEAPGSILVVGESFGGLVALNYVLHYPERVRRLVLVNAFPYYRRRLRLRLAHALTPLLLLKAAQGVKDLIADRTLLWEGVSAEDRKRYLEIIRQVDPEAYRRRLQLIREVDLRPRLVEIAVPTVLLAAGRDKVVPSVLEARFMAARIPRARVHEFPTAGHALLLTPGISLTDYEGEDS
- a CDS encoding M28 family peptidase — translated: MKSFSLTLALSVLALALAGCGGSTPPAATKTPAEIFGQIDGNAVLEHTKILSSDEFQGRFPGSKGEDFTVAYIADQFRKAGLKPGNPDKTWVQNVPLVGITPDPNVTLTFNKGSKEQKLKFKDDFVAWTKHVADTAELQASELVFVGYGVQAPEFSWDDYKGADLKGKTLVMLVGDPPVPDPNDPTKLDDKVFGGRAMTYYGRWSYKYETGAKMGAAGVLIVHETEPAGYPFAVVQNKIGEQFDLVTEDKNMSRVSIEGWISLDQARTLFAMAGKNFDALKNQALSRSFRPVPFGVNASITLNNKVRTIQSRNVVGKLEGSDRSLKEEYVVYTAHWDHLGIGIEVNGDKIYHGAQDNATGIGGLIELARAFNNVRPQPGRSVLFLAVTAEEQGLLGSGYYAEKPLYPLARTLAVINMDVLNVYGKTRDVTIVGLGNSELDDYAGQVAAEQGRVIKPDPTPEKGSYYRSDHYPFAKQGVPALASGSGIDFIGKPDDYGKKVKAEYTANVYHKPADVVRSDWDMSGAVQDLQFYGLIGYRVAQAAKYPEWKAGSEFKARRDAQLKAAGYR
- a CDS encoding MTH1187 family thiamine-binding protein; this translates as MKVIADLCVVPLGVGVSLGRYVAECERILKKAGLKVRLHAYGTNIEGEWDEVMAAIKECHQALHAMGVPRLSSSVKLGTRIDREQTMEDKLRSVEEKL
- a CDS encoding APC family permease, with product MPDPSAKKTALARTLRTTEYFTLAFGTMVGVGWLIVIDDWLGRGGPGGAMLGFLLGGLALVPIAFVYGKFVRAIPDAASELAYATTVFPASVGYFAGWLMTLAYLIVCPWEAVAIGKVVSYLLPALQTCEIYRVGGVPVYLPSLLLGLMTTAFVVILNYRGIRLSARFQNLITFALLALFAAFTMTGSTRDRVDNLRPFFSRSLDSGWAGVVISIVMVLQIVPYFMTGFESVPKCSEEAREGFNPRGFMRAIFLGLGTGTVFYVVIIGVVAALVPWQTLTNERYATAVAFRRAFGSDFIVRAVILAALLSLLKVFNANFLTASRLIFALGRREMIPARMGRVHPRFQSPHQAVLFCAAVTVAGALLGESILIPVTEVGSLCSALGWLVTCVAFIFWRGAEPGGVPQKRREIAIAGAGGVVAIALLLLKLLPFVPGSFRLWEYLSLGSWIALGAMLWRRPRKIQDLSVP
- a CDS encoding threo-3-hydroxy-L-aspartate ammonia-lyase is translated as MVTFDDVASAARCIAGVAHRTPLATSRLLDGVCGNQMFLKCENLQRVGAFKFRGAYNAISRLPEADQARGVVTYSSGNHAQAVALVCRLLGVSAAIVMPDIAPAMKLAAVRAYGAEVVLHDPGTSSREAVARALAAERGSTIIPPFDHADIIAGQGTAALELFETAGVLDYLFVPCGGGGLISGSALAARRLAPACKVIGVEPAAGDDATRSFHSGTLQTVHNPNTIADGARTSSLGQLTYPLIRRYVDDMLTVEDEDLIRAMHFVWSRLKLVVEPTGVLGLAAVFNHRHPVEGKRVGVILSGGNVDIAAAARWFQSLDSGS